The following coding sequences lie in one Fusarium poae strain DAOMC 252244 chromosome 1, whole genome shotgun sequence genomic window:
- a CDS encoding hypothetical protein (TransMembrane:1 (i46-66o)~BUSCO:28699at5125), producing MSSSSSSSSPHPKPRWLDPRPSTFFSRTTSSRIFQRLKQILRPRATWRYITFSVVGLYVVYCFVTWQPFFSSRLPAYSGPHDVGAIDLEIPLDKPKRISDTILKETGKPAFEIETVLFTVYYPTVKNAASRAALHPWVPKPISLTAEGYARAAGVNNFITRPIFTFALWLLVGSIKIPAKVDTPILDSDAKFPVMIFSHGSVSSRTDYTHYIGELASRGHVIAALEHRDGSCPGTMVQIKNKKDRPVFLIKEKDLQSSRPMNDTILKKEQLAVRTEEIMQAIRILQDVNNGKGSGIFTSNSRHEGQNLDAWSNRLDFNHLTINGHSYGATGALQALKTANATSANPAIGGIALDPGKSSGQLNAEIPVPLLVVHSNSWSKTHSIFYGRPHFDTVAEIVRGVRDKVGAAWFLTSIGTAHPSVTDAPLLQPLLLNFATGATADVRKALGEYVKVTLDFLDFTKNGTREGMLGEAVTHEKYGEWVDGREDTFPKEYAKYWEVHVCPLKQREHND from the coding sequence atgtcttcttcatcttcttcttcatctccccACCCTAAACCGCGATGGCTAGACCCAAGACCATCAACATTCTTTTCCCGCACAACTTCTTCCCGCATATTCCAACGCCTTAAACAAATCCTCCGCCCACGAGCGACATGGCGCTATATTACCTTCTCCGTTGTAGGATTATACGTCGTCTATTGCTTCGTCACATGGCAACCCTTCTTTTCGTCGCGATTACCGGCGTACTCTGGTCCTCATGACGTAGGGGCGATAGATCTCGAGATCCCACTCGATAAACCGAAACGTATCTCCGACACTATCCTTAAAGAAACCGGCAAACCAGCTTTTGAGATCGAAACTGTGTTATTTACCGTGTATTATCCCACCGTTAAAAACGCTGCTTCGCGCGCTGCGTTGCATCCTTGGGTTCCGAAACCGATTAGTCTTACAGCGGAAGGATACGCTCGCGCCGCAGGCGTAAACAACTTCATCACCCGACCCATCTTTACTTTTGCGCTATGGCTTTTGGTCGGAAGTATCAAGATCCCTGCCAAGGTAGACACGCCTATTCTCGACTCCGACGCAAAGTTTCCCGTCATGATCTTTTCCCACGGCTCTGTGAGTTCGAGGACGGATTACACACACTACATAGGCGAATTAGCCAGTCGCGGACATGTCATTGCTGCGCTTGAACATCGCGATGGTAGCTGTCCCGGAACCATGGTTCAGATCAAGAATAAAAAGGACAGACCAGTATTTCTCATCAAGGAAAAGGATCTTCAGTCTAGTCGACCCATGAACGACACCATTCTCAAGAAAGAACAGCTAGCCGTTCGCACCGAAGAAATTATGCAAGCTATTCGTATTCTACAAGATGTCAACAATGGCAAAGGCTCGGGAATCTTCACATCCAATTCTCGCCACGAAGGCCAAAACCTCGATGCGTGGTCCAACCGTCTTGACTTTAACCACCTCACCATAAACGGACACTCATACGGCGCAACAGGAGCCTTACAAGCCCTCAAAACCGCAAACGCCACATCCGCCAACCCAGCCATCGGGGGTATCGCTCTTGACCCGGGAAAATCGAGCGGCCAACTCAACGCCGAGATCCCAGTGCCTCTTCTCGTCGTACACTCCAACTCATGGTCCAAAACGCACAGTATCTTCTACGGCCGGCCGCACTTTGACACCGTCGCCGAAATAGTACGAGGTGTACGTGACAAAGTCGGCGCAGCGTGGTTCCTCACCAGCATTGGAACTGCGCACCCCAGCGTGACTGATGCGCCGCTGCTGCAGCCGCTCCTCCTCAATTTTGCTACGGGTGCGACTGCGGATGTGCGCAAGGCTCTTGGGGAGTATGTAAAGGTGACGCTGGATTTTCTGGATTTTACAAAGAATGGGACCAGGGAGGGTATGCTTGGTGAGGCTGTGACGCATGAAAAGTATGGGGAGTGGGTGGATGGGAGGGAAGACACGTTTCCCAAGGAGTATGCCAAGTACTGGGAGGTACATGTATGTCCTCTCAAGCAGAGAGAACATAATGATTAG
- a CDS encoding hypothetical protein (BUSCO:31381at5125): MLRRNSSRNTNRRPLSRSKSTASVVRSPIRDLESIDPVKAERDANLAAVLSYYRAEDRADEKAKKSSLTRRYLGTLQPPGDECHNHQENVVSMFTSYQKVRKSRSMMTPSHHASDMRPRSSPLPPASNDERLKDARPKSAALRAATSMSFLRSRRKTAVSRVSHVEVSDAHVEVSDAALRLARQRFQQIQEEEAKKESTLSRPKTRESQRSTTLRKSLRNISNNSTAFSFSTNSAHVSKQHGIRDTARKVSHGLRSKLRGLFGKGKSEDSEQQEHDQCATERDSDEESCLHVGDTETTEEASMFQVTAHVPSLHDVPSNKKLRSRKGSVESFADGDHCVSDDRSRVTSWTNTVTSQGTIGERQRLSIIKENGAHATENDFKRWPQSTIRCVQPNDDVCKDHERQSSISSSVTEVPDKDSYATEMTSGQGHTWDWSDDKPEHTGAQLNELDPHKTISHRSSAFFGSPSRQSFRSPSPYRRALREMNSSEEINGGLLGSQYLHSLSTLNLPARQYSNPGSEKDFYATDVDSVYSFSADDATPVPPAVGSNVLEQSPGRRYTRQPSPEITIYAPAHEHQRDTSTASSVEWKTWLSSKVSKIEGPSTPTRRMQENGALPPLGHLRELASMGSTPELSVSTAKCTPNRSPLGSVKGNAQAFPDSNSPTRRQVGIGYDENLAPNHEEKMTPSIPRRSILRAVPSLPSVATRGNLMETGSGRELQRMKSMNTIGRSNLTPEDSKRRSRTRVAGWQGSPTRSSPGRRHR; encoded by the coding sequence ATGCTTCGCCGCAACAGCTCTCGCAACACGAATCGGCGCCCGCTAAGCCGGAGCAAATCTACCGCGTCTGTTGTGCGCAGTCCCATTCGTGATTTGGAGTCTATTGACCCTGTAAAGGCCGAACGGGATGCCAATCTTGCTGCGGTTTTATCCTACTATCGAGCTGAAGACCGGGCTGacgaaaaagcaaaaaaatCCTCCCTTACACGACGTTACCTAGGGACCCTGCAGCCACCCGGCGACGAGTGTCACAACCATCAAGAAAATGTTGTTTCCATGTTTACCTCTTACCAAAAGGTCAGAAAGTCTCGATCCATGATGACTCCGTCGCATCACGCTTCCGACATGCGCCCGCGGTCTTCGCCTTTGCCGCCCGCGAGCAATGATGAACGGCTGAAAGATGCGCGGCCCAAATCAGCAGCGCTTCGAGCCGCCACATCCATGAGCTTCCTGAGAAGTCGGCGAAAGACGGCGGTTTCTCGCGTGAGCCACGTCGAAGTCAGCGATGCCCACGTTGAAGTCAGCGATGCTGCACTTCGACTTGCCAGACAGAGGTTTCAACAGAtacaagaggaagaagcgaaGAAGGAATCCACCCTGTCGCGACCAAAGACCAGAGAGAGCCAACGTTCTACAACCCTTCGCAAATCCCTCCGCAACATTAGCAATAATTCCACCGCATTTTCGTTTTCCACCAACAGCGCTCACGTTTCAAAGCAACATGGGATCCGAGACACGGCACGCAAGGTCTCGCATGGCTTAAGGTCAAAGCTACGAGGTCTTTTCGGTAAAGGAAAGAGCGAGGACTctgaacaacaagaacaCGACCAATGCGCGACAGAGAGGGATTCTGATGAAGAGAGCTGTCTGCATGTTGGGGACACTGAGACAACGGAAGAAGCATCCATGTTCCAGGTGACAGCACACGTTCCTTCGTTGCACGATGTACCTTCGAATAAAAAGCTCAGGTCTCGCAAAGGCAGCGTGGAGAGCTTTGCTGACGGCGACCACTGCGTTTCTGACGATAGATCTCGTGTCACCAGCTGGACAAACACAGTAACGAGTCAAGGAACAATTGGGGAGAGGCAACGCCTTTCTATCATCAAAGAGAATGGAGCGCATGCTACCGAGAACGATTTCAAGCGATGGCCTCAGTCTACCATTAGGTGCGTTCAGCCCAACGATGATGTCTGCAAGGACCATGAGCGACAGTCTTCGATATCAAGCTCGGTCACGGAAGTCCCAGACAAAGACTCTTATGCGACCGAGATGACTTCTGGGCAAGGACACACCTGGGATTGGAGCGACGATAAACCGGAGCACACCGGCGCGCAACTCAATGAACTTGATCCTCACAAGACCATCAGTCATCGAAGTTCTGCTTTTTTTGGGAGCCCTTCTCGTCAGTCATTTAGATCGCCCAGCCCCTACCGACGTGCACTTCGGGAGATGAATTCGTCTGAAGAGATAAATGGGGGTTTATTGGGATCACAATATCTCCATTCCCTGTCAACCTTGAACCTACCAGCCCGACAATACAGCAACCCGGGTTCGGAGAAGGACTTTTACGCCACAGATGTTGACAGTGTTTATTCATTTTCTGCGGACGACGCAACCCCGGTACCCCCAGCCGTAGGATCAAACGTTTTGGAACAGTCCCCGGGTCGCAGGTACACCCGCCAGCCATCACCCGAGATCACAATTTATGCGCCAGCTCACGAACACCAACGCGACACATCCACCGCCAGCTCAGTGGAATGGAAGACTTGGCTAAGCTCAAAGGTGTCCAAGATCGAAGGTCCCTCGACCCCTACTAGACGCATGCAAGAAAATGGCGCTCTACCACCATTGGGACACCTCAGAGAGCTGGCTTCAATGGGCTCTACTCCAGAGCTCTCTGTATCGACAGCCAAGTGTACGCCAAACCGGAGTCCTTTGGGTAGTGTAAAGGGAAACGCCCAAGCATTTCCTGACAGCAACAGCCCAACAAGACGCCAAGTTGGTATCGGATACGACGAGAACTTGGCACCAAATCATGAAGAGAAGATGACACCCTCTATACCCCGTCGGAGCATCTTGCGAGCAGTACCCTCGCTCCCAAGTGTTGCGACGCGAGGGAACTTGATGGAGACGGGATCTGGAAGAGAACTGCAGCGAATGAAGTCCATGAATACGATAGGTCGCTCGAACCTGACACCAGAAGACTCTAAACGACGCTCCCGCACACGCGTTGCTGGATGGCAGGGCTCTCCAACCAGATCAAGCCCTGGAAGACGACACCGATAG
- the SPM1_1 gene encoding Subtilisin-like proteinase Spm1 (SECRETED:SignalP(1-15)~MEROPS:MER0000356~BUSCO:19604at5125) → MKSALTLSVAAVASAASFSVGTVHDKAAPILSSVDAETIPDSYIIKFKDHVDEHAASNHHMWIQDTHTQGESERLELRKRSIPFTDKTFSGLKHTFDIGEAFKGYAGHFDESMIEKVRNHPDVEFIERDTLVHTMVPVSNKDMITEDKCDGETERQAPWGLARISHRNTLNFGTFNKYLYSADGGEGVDAYIVDTGTNTEHVDFEGRAHWGKTIPSGDADEDGNGHGTHCSGTVAGKKYGVAKKANVYAVKVLRSNGSGSMSDVVKGVEFAATSHLEQKKKAKDGKRKGFKGSVANMSLGGGKTQALDAAVNAAVRTGVHFAVAAGNDNADACNYSPAAATEPVTVGASALDDSRAYFSNYGKCTDIFAPGLNIQSTWIGTKYAVNTISGTSMASPHIAGLLAYYLSLQPAEDSEYALASITPKKLKENLISVATENALSDIPSDTPNLLAWNGGGCSDYKKIVEAGSYKVNKAAPSSRVEDIKHAVEHEVEVVSGKLTTGAKELGSKAEKFSKKIHELVDEELEQFIKELNM, encoded by the exons ATGAAGTCCGCTCTCACTCTTTCCGTGGCCGCTGTCGCCAGCGCTGCCTCTTTCAGCGTCGGCACCGTCCACGACAAGGCCGCTCCCATCCTCAGCTCCGTCGATGCCGAGACCATCCCAGACTCGTACATCATCAAGTTCAAGGACCACGTCGATGAGCATGCTGCCTCCAACCACCACATGTGGATTCAGGACACCCACACTCAGGGCGAGTCTGAGCGTCTGGAGCTGCGAAAGCGATCCATTCCCTTCACAGACAAGACCTTCTCTGGCTTGAAGCACACCTTTGACATTGGTGAGGCCTTCAAGGGCTACGCCGGCCACTTTGACGAGTCCATGATCGAGAAGGTCCGAAACCACCCTGAC GTCGAGTTCATCGAGCGCGACACTCTTGTCCACACCATGGTCCCTGTCTCAAACAAGGACATGATCACTGAGGACAAGTGCGACGGCGAGACCGAGCGACAGGCTCCTTGGGGTCTTGCCCGTATCTCCCACCGTAACACCCTCAACTTCGGTACCTTCAACAAGTACCTCTACTCTGCCGATGGTGGTGAGGGTGTCGATGCCTACATTGTTGACACTGGTACCAACACCGAGCACGTTGACTTTGAGGGTCGTGCCCACTGGGGTAAGACCATTCCCTCTGGCGATGCCGATGAGGATGGCAACGGTCACGGTACTCACTGCTCCGGTACTGTCGCCGGTAAGAAGTACGGTGttgccaagaaggccaacgTCTATGCTGTCAAGGTCCTTCGATCTAACGGCTCCGGATCCATGTCCGACGTTGTCAAGGGTGTCGAGTTTGCTGCCACCAGCCATCTcgagcagaagaagaaggccaaggacggTAAGCGCAAGGGCTTCAAGGGCTCCGTCGCCAACATGTCTCTTGGTGGTGGCAAGACCCAGGCCCTCGATGCTGCCGTCAACGCCGCTGTCCGCACTGGTGTTCACTTTGCCGTCGCTGCTGGCAACGACAACGCCGATGCCTGCAACTACTCTCCTGCTGCCGCTACTGAGCCCGTCACCGTCGGTGCCTCTGCTCTCGATGACAGCCGTGCCTACTTCTCCAACTACGGAAAGTGCACTGACATCTTTGCCCCCGGTCTGAACATTCAGTCCACCTGGATCGGCACCAAGTACGCCGTCAACACCATCTCTGGTACCTCCATGGCCTCTCCCCACATTGCTGGTCTCTTGGCCTACTACCTCTCTCTCCAGCCCGCTGAGGACTCCGAGTACGCTCTTGCTTCCATCACccccaagaagctcaaggagaACCTTATCTCCGTTGCCACCGAGAACGCCCTCTCCGACATCCCCTCCGACACCCCCAACCTGCTTGCATGGAACGGTGGTGGCTGCAGCGACTACAAGAAGATTGTTGAGGCTGGCAGCTACAAGGTTAACAAGGCTGCTCCCTCTTCTCGCGTTGAGGACATCAAGCACGCCGTTGAGCACGAGGTCGAGGTTGTCTCTGGCAAGCTGACCACTGGCGCCAAGGAGCTCGGCTCCAAGGCCGAGAAGTTCTCCAAGAAGATCCACGAGCTTGTCGACGAGGAGCTCGAGCAGTTCATCAAGGAGCTTAACATGTAA